A genomic stretch from Parus major isolate Abel chromosome 28, Parus_major1.1, whole genome shotgun sequence includes:
- the MYO9B gene encoding unconventional myosin-IXb isoform X4, producing MSLKDADSAVCQAKAAYNLHIYPQLSTESAPCCKVTATKDSTSSDVIKDVINILNLDVSKHYVLVEVKESGGEEWVLDINDSPVHRVLLWPRRAQDEHPQKDGYYFLLQERNTDGTIKYVQMQLLSEETDARRLVERGFLPWHQEDFDDLCNLPNLTETTLLENLKCRFLKHRIYTYAGSILIAINPFKFLPIYNPKYVKMYENHQLGKLEPHIFAIADVAYHTMLKKHVNQCIVISGESGSGKTQSTNFLIHCLTALSQKGYASGVERTILGAGPVLEAFGNAKTAHNNNSSRFGKFIQVNYLENGIVRGAVVEKYLLEKSRLVSQEKDERNYHVFYYLLLGVSEEERKEFHLKQPEDYFYLNQHNLKIEDGEDLRHEFERLKQAMEMVGFLSATKKQIFSVLSAILYLGNVTYKKKATGRDEGLDVGPPEVLDILSQLLKVKREILVEVLTKRKTVTANDKLILPYSLNEAITARDSMAKSLYSALFDWIVLRINHALLNKKDMEESVTCLSIGVLDIFGFEDFETNSFEQFCINYANEQLQYYFNQHIFKLEQEEYKSEGITWHNIDYTDNVACIHLISKKPTGLFYLLDEESNFPHATNQTLLAKFKQQHEENKFFVGTPVMEPAFIIRHFAGKVKYQIKDFREKNMDYMRPDIVALLRSSDSAFVRELIGMDPVAVFRWAVLRAAIRSMAVFAQAGRDRAQKTAGVIRQGPRVPLGELQRSNTPIEKVYRCSVLDFSFDCSEDFDINAFQDIISFCENKKKSRGVKQKQIIPKNLLDSKSLKLIMSMTLHDRTTKSLLHLHKKKKPPSISAQFQTSLNKLLETLSRAEPFFIRCIRSNAEKKEMLFDESLVLQQLRYTGMLETVRIRRSGYSAKYTFQEFIDQFQVLLPKNAKASKEDICAYLNKLKLNENYYQIGKTKVFMKEAERQILQDTLHKEVIRKIILLQSWLRMVLERRRFLRMRQAAVVLQACWRSRCVRMALQRNNAAIEIQAAWRRHRQRKRFLQLRRRVCLLQALLRGHLQRKRYQKMILERKKAEEKQREMQEDEDKEDGMSKDEQSEPATDELPVKHKSETDQAVEDEDQAQNEQAENLSSSEKATLPQKHTMEGSEKVTNSREKRESRRQRGLEHNDLQNKHVLLSFEGPSVLCQEEQTVSEEALETAPELEKSTAQEDNVLQGSSEGEKSPSKEKTLSDIPPSSEIKESGSVPEQPPGSQAEDTAADRMKTQGKQNNQVKSSQSFTCPERPTDLALNVRNTLSATGSFQGPADCWADKNRRQRATKDLDSPTSAIQRYVDDPEKLKYKREKWKGKRQSDAGQNDVLSQSLDGRICVDKSPQDQLEKKGSSVSLSDLSTLAQTVAMNQQSPDPIEEEKGNKKYPVQKRPSDHFPTSDSAVPVQPASQQGDAKSAFKSPLRRLLGKKPDKKIAKESPDVIEEGDGLSLVSCVLFTDTGGAQKVSEGSSGQPGRPQAGKESSKAKKNRTIKISKISSVSQNWRASMVREIANANELKHLDEFLLNKINDLRSQKSGVECLFFEATEKFRGNIKTMYSAPNGQIHVGYKDLVENYQLLVTNLAKKREEKEVKLVLNLFLSLLDEFIRGYTKKEESEQPKQTKAQKKKRKQDRAIEEHNGHVFTSYQVSIRQSCEHCSSYIWPMEKACLCSVCKLTCHKKCMSKIQSSCTSCGKKSEQDTEPRHFGVCVSALTSERNSVPVVMEKLLEYVEMHGLYTEGIYRKSGSANRMKELKQLLQEDPNSVKLENYPIHTITGILKQWLRELPDPLMTSAQYNDFLRAVELPEKQEQLCAIYSVLEQLPQANHNTLERLIFHLVKVALIEDVNRMSPNALAIVFAPCLLRCPDTSDPLTSMKDVSKTTMCVEMLIKEQIRKYKIKMEEINQLEAAESFAFRRLSLLRQNTLWPIKLGFSSPYEGKLSKSSQVKGNDSGTSELDSVHEEEDVSEANNREKEILIDRIQSIKEEKEDITYRLPELDQRGSDEENVDSETSASTESLLEDKPGRMDTEAIIGLHCRAQSSSVPAKDICKVPSFPQTSSNSYSASLASRRRYSLTLSKVKVPRRTPVMPTANIKLPPGMFKCTESQDKVFSREESQMVQWREQPARRTDSIHSVYIAQGSALAHAQELGDEYEPTAKLKRRFSDPYSHIPCVEK from the exons ATGAGTTTAAAAGATGCTGACAGTGCAGTTTGCCAGGCAAAGGCAGCGTATAATCTTCATATTTACCCCCAACTCTCAACAGAAAGTGCTCCCTGCTGCAAAGTGACAGCAACCAAGGACAGCACGTCATCAGACGTCATCAAGGATGTGATTAATATCTTAAACTTGGATGTCTCCAAACATTATGTGCTCGTGGAGGTGAAAGAATCAGGTGGAGAAGAATGGGTACTTGACATCAACGATTCTCCTGTGCACAGGGTTTTGCTTTGGCCTCGCCGTGCTCAGGATGAGCACCCACAGAAGGATGGGTACTACTTCCTCCTGCAGGAAAGGAACACTGATGGCACCATCAAGTACGTGCAGATGCAGCTGCTCTCTGAGGAGACGGATGCTCGGCGCTTGGTGGAGAGGGGTTTTCTGCCCTGGCACCAGGAGGACTTTGATGACCTTTGCAATCTGCCCAACCTGACGGAGACAACGCTCCTGGAGAATCTCAAGTGCCGCTTCCTGAAGCACAGAATCTACACTTACGCGGGAAGTATCCTGATCGCAATTAACCCCTTCAAGTTCCTGCCCATTTATAACCCCAAGTATGTCAAGATGTATGAGAACCATCAGCTTGGGAAGTTGGAGCCTCATATTTTTGCCATTGCTGATGTGGCCTATCACACAATGCTTAAAAAACATGTTAATCAGTGCATCGTTATATCAGGTGAAAGTGGGTCTGGGAAAACCCAAAGCACAAACTTCTTAATTCACTGCCTCACGGCGCTGAGCCAGAAAGGGTACGCCAGTGGTGTGGAGAGAACCATTCTGGGAGCTGGACCAGTTCTGGAG GCATTTGGAAATGCAAAAACAGCACATAACAATAACTCCAGTCGTTTTGGGAAGTTCATTCAAGTCAACTATTTAGAGAATGGTATTGTCCGGGG GGCTGTGGTTGAAAAATACCTGCTTGAAAAATCTCGTCTGGTTTCtcaagaaaaagatgaaag GAACTACCAtgtcttttattatttgcttcTTGGAGTCAGTGAGGAAGAGCGTAAAGAATTTCACCTCAAGCAACCTGAAGATTATTTCTACCTCAACCAG CATAACTTGAAAATTGAAGATGGGGAAGATCTCCGACATGAATTTGAGAGATTAAAACAAGCCATGGAGATGGTTGGCTTCCTTTCAGCAACAAAGAAACA aaTCTTCTCAGTACTTTCAGCTATTCTGTATTTGGGCAATGTCACATACAAGAAGAAAGCCACAGGTCGGGATGAAGGGTTGGATGTGGGACCTCCTGAAGTTTTGGACATTCTTTCCCAGCTGTTGAAA GTTAAACGGGAAATCCTGGTAGAAGTgctaacaaaaagaaaaactgtgacTGCTAATGATAAGCTTATTTTGCCATATAGTCTCAATGAG GCAATAACAGCTCGTGATTCCATGGCAAAGTCCTTGTACAGTGCTCTGTTTGATTGGATTGTTCTGAGAATCAATCATGCACTCCTTAacaagaaggacatggaggAATCTGTTACA TGTCTGTCCATTGGTGTACTTGATATTTTTGGATTTGAAGACTTTGAAACCAACAGTTTTGAGCAGTTCTGTATAAATTATGCAAATGAGCAACTTCAGTATTATTTCAATCAGCACATTTTCAAATTGGAGCAG GAGGAATATAAGAGTGAAGGCATCACTTGGCACAATATTGACTATACTGATAATGTGGCCTGCATTCACTTAATCAGCAAGAAGCCAACTGGCCTCTTCTATCTTCTGGATGAAGAAAGCAA TTTTCCACATGCCACCAACCAAACTCTACTGGCAAAATTCAAACAGCAGCATGAGGAGAACAAATTTTTTGTTGGAACCCCAGTGATGGAGCCTGCTTTTATTATTCGCCACTTTGCTGGCAAAGTGAAATACCAGATCAAA gatttcagggagaaaaacatGGATTACATGAGACCAGACATCGTGGCTCTGCTGCGCAGCAGCGACAGCGCCTTCGTGCGGGAGCTGATCGGGATGGACCCGGTGGCCGTGTTCCGCTGGGCCGTGCTGCGCGCGGCCATCCGCTCCATGGCCGTGTTCGCCCAGGCAGGACGGGACAGGGCCCAGAAAACAGCAG GAGTCATACGTCAAGGACCCAGAGTTCCCCTTGGAGAGCTCCAGAGATCGAATACGCCAATAGAAAAAGTTTATCG CTGCTCAGTGCTCGATTTCTCATTTGATTGTTCTGAGGATTTCGATATAAATGCTTTTCAAGACATCATTTCTTTTTGTGAGAACAAGAA gaaaagtAGAGGTGTCAAGCAAAAGCAGATCATTCCCAAG AACTTGCTGGATTCCAAATCTCTGAAGCTCATCATGAGCATGACCCTGCACGACCGGACTACAAAGTCCCTTTTGCACTTGCACAAGAAGAAGAAACCCCCCAGCATAAGTGCCCAGTTCCAG ACTTCACTCAACAAGTTGCTGGAGacactgagcagggctgagccatTCTTCATCCGCTGCATCCGCTCCAATGCAGAGAAG AAGGAGATGCTCTTTGATGAGAGCTTGGTGCTGCAGCAGTTACGGTACACGGGCATGCTGGAAACTGTGCGGATCAGGAGGTCTGGCTACAGTGCCAAATACACATTCCAG GAATTCATTGACCAGTTTCAGGTGTTACTACCCAAAAATGCCAAAGCCTCCAAGGAAGACATTTGTGCTTATTTGAATAAACTCAAACTGAATGAAAACTACTATCAAATAGGGAAGACCAAG GTTTTTATGAAAGAGGCTGAAAGGCAGATACTACAGGATACACTACACAAAGAAGTGATCAGGAAAATCATCCTCCTTCAGAGCTGGCTCAGGATGGTTTTGGAAAGGAGACGCTTTCTCAGGATGCGGCAGGCAGCCGTTGTTCTACAG GCGTGCTGGCGCTCCCGCTGTGTCAGgatggctctgcagaggaacaACGCTGCCATCGAGATCCAGGCGGCCTGGAGGCGGCACCGGCAGCGGAAAcgcttcctgcagctcaggaggagAGTTTGTCTCCTGCAGGCCCTGCTCAGGGGGCACCTGCAGCGTAAGAG ATACCAGAAAATGATTCtagaaaggaagaaagctgaagaaaagcagagagaaatgcagGAAGATGAGGACAAAGAGGATGGTATGAGCAAGGATGAGCAGAGTGAACCAGCAACAGATGAACTGCCTGTGAAACACAAGTCAGAGACAGATCAAGCTGTTGAGGATGAAGATCAAGCTCAAAATGAACAAGCTGAAAACCTGAGCTCATCTGAGAAAGCCACGTTACCCCAGAAGCACACGATGGAGGGCTCAGAGAAAGTAACCAACAGCCGGGAGAAGCGGGAGTCCCGTCGGCAGAGGGGGCTGGAACACAATGACTTGCAGAACAAGCATGTGCTCCTCTCCTTTGAAGGACCATCCgtgctgtgccaggaggagcAAACTGTTTCTGAAGAGGCTCTGGAAACTGCTCCAGAGCTAGAGAAATCCACAGCACAAGAAGATAACGTCCTTCAGGGAAGCAGTGAGGGAGAGAAAAGtccaagcaaagaaaaaactctTTCAGACATTCCACCATCAAGTGAGATAAAAGAAAGTGGTTCTGTTCCTGAGCAACCACCTGGATCACAAGCAGAGGACACGGCAGCTGACAGAATGAAAACACAAGGGAAGCAAAATAACCAAGTAAAAAGCAGCCAAAGCTTTACATGCCCTGAAAGGCCAACAGATCTTGCACTGAATGTTCGTAACACACTGTCTGCTACTGGCAGCTTTCAGGGCCCTGCTGACTGCTGGGCAGATAAAAACAGGCGGCAGAGGGCAACTAAAGACCTGGACAGCCCCACTTCTGCAATCCAGAGATACGTGGATGACCCAGAGAAGCTCAAGTACAAGAGAGAGAAGTGGAAAGGAAAGAGACAGTCTGATGCTGGCCAGAATGATGTGCTGAGTCAGTCCTTGGATGGAAGGATATGTGTGGATAAGTCTCCTCAGGATCAGCTAGA GAAGAAGGGGAGTTCAGTTTCATTAAGTGACCTTTCAACTTTGGCCCAGACTGTTGCCATGAACCAG CAATCACCAGATCcaatagaagaagaaaaaggcaacaaGAAATATCCTGTGCAGAAGAGACCCAGTGACCACTTCCCTACCTCGGACTCAGCCGTTCCTGTGCAGCCAGCGAGTCAGCAAGGGGATGCCAA GTCTGCTTTCAAAAGCCCTTTGCGTAGACTTTTGGGAAAAAAGCCAGACAAGAAAATTGCAAAGGAGAGTCCTGATGTGATTGAGGAAGGAGATGGCCTCTCCCTTGTATCTTGTGTCCTCTTTACAGACACAGGAGGAGCCCAGAAAGTTTCAGAAG GTTCTTCAGGGCAGCCAGGCCGcccccaggctgggaaggagagcagcaaagcaaagaagaaCAGAACCATAAAGATCAGCAAGATTTCGAGCGTGTCCCAGAACTGGCGCGCGTCCATGGTCCGGGAGATTGCAAATGCCAATGAGCTGAAACACCTGGATGAGTTCCTCCTAAACAAG atcAATGACTTACGCTCCCAGAAGTCTGGTGttgaatgtttgttttttgaagcCACAGAGAAGTTCAGAGGAAACATCAAGACCATGTACTCTGCTCCT aaCGGACAAATCCATGTTGGCTATAAAGATCTGGTGGAAAATTACCAGCTCCTAGTTACAAACCTGgccaaaaaaagggaagagaaagaagtcaAGCTGGTTTTGAATCTCTTTCTATCCCTTCTGGATGAATTCATCAGAGGATATACAAAGAAGGAGGAATCTGAGCAGCCCAAG CAAACCAAAGCTCAGAAGAAGAAACGGAAACAAGATCGTGCA ATTGAAGAGCACAATGGCCACGTGTTCACAAGCTACCAAGTGAGCATCCGGCAGTCGTGTGAGCACTGCTCCTCCTACATCTGGCCCATGGAGAAGGCCTGTCTGTGCAGTG TCTGCAAGCTGACTTGTCACAAGAAGTGCATGTCCAAAATCCAGAGCAGCTGTACCTCCTGTGGGAAAAAG AGCGAGCAGGACACGGAGCCCCGGCACTTCGGGGTGTGTGTGAGCGCCCTGACCAGCGAGAGAAACTCGGTCCCTGTGGTcatggagaagctgctggagtaCGTGGAGATGCACGGGCTCTACACAGAAGGCATCTACAGGAAATCAGGATCAGCAAATCGGATGAAGGAGCTGAAGCAGTTGCTGCAAGAAG acCCAAACTCAGTGAAACTGGAGAATTACCCTATTCACACCATCACAGGGATCCTTAAGCAATGGCTGAGGGAATTGCCAGACCCACTGATGACCTCAGCACAGTACAATGATTTTCTCAGAGCTGTAG AACTGCCAGAGAAACAGGAGCAACTCTGTGCTATTTACAgtgtcctggagcagctcccacaaGCAAATCATAATACCTTGGAACGACTCATCTTCCATCTTGTCAA AGTGGCTTTGATAGAAGATGTGAACCGCATGTCCCCCAATGCCTTGGCCATCGTGTTTGCTCCGTGCCTCTTGCGCTGTCCTGATACCTCTGACCCCTTGACCAGCATGAAGGATGTTTCAAAAACAACCAT GTGTGTGGAGATGCTCATAAAGGAGCAGATAAGGAAGTACAagataaaaatggaagaaatcaatcagctggaagcagcagagagcttCGCTTTCCGACGGCTCTCATTGCTTCGGCAGAACACA CTCTGGCCTATAAAACTTGGGTTCTCTTCTCCTTACGAGGGGAAGCTG AGTAAAAGCTCTCAGGTCAAAGGAAATGACAGTGGCACCTCAGAGCTGGACTCGGTGCACGAAGAGGAGGATGTTTCTGAAGCCAACAATCGGGAGAAGGAGATTCTCATTGATCGCATACAGtcaataaaagaagaaaa GGAGGACATCACTTACCGCTTACCTGAGCTTGACCAGCGAGGCTCTGATGAGGAAAACGTGGACTCAGAAACCTCTGCAAGCACAGAGAGCCTGCTGGAGGACAAACCAGGCCGGATGGATACCGAAG caaTTATTGGATTACACTGTCGTGCTCAGAGCTCCAGCGTGCCTGCCAAAGACATTTGCAAAGTGCCTTCTTTCCCGCAAACCTCTTCAAATTCTTACTCTGCATCCCTGGCTTCAAGGCGCAGATACTCCTTAACACTGTCCAAGGTTAAAGTGCCCCGTCGAACTCCAGTGATGCCAACAGCAAACATAAAACTTCCTCCTGGGATGTTCAAATGTACAGAATCGCAGGACAAGGTTTTCTCTAGGGAAGAGTCTCAGATGGTGCAGTGGAGGGAGCAGCCAGCGAGGCGGACTGACAGCATCCACTCGGTGTACATTGCACAAGGGTCTGCACTGGCCCACGCTCAGGAACTCGGGGATGAATACGAGCCCACAGCAAAACTCAAACGCAGGTTCTCGGACCCTTACTCTCACATTCCCTGTGTGGAGAAGTGA